CCCTCTCATTGCCGTGTCCTGtgtcgcgtatatatatatatatatatatatataggctatAGCGAACCGCAGCTCACAGAATTGTTTGTATTTTTCTCGCCAAACTTTAGGCGCATTACTACACGCCTATTGTAAGCGAACCACATTTCTCCATCTCTATCACTTGTTCGCGCTCACGCTCGATTTCATATAACTGTCACAAATAATTTTCGCTAAAGACACCGCTTCAGTGTCAATGCATGAggctttcataattttttttatctGTTAATCCAGGAGTGTATATGGATTGTCATCACAAAGTCGAAAAATCCCTACTGCTAGTACTTCTACACTTATCTCCGTTAAAGACGCTGAACTTGGCTATGGATGTTTACGCCAACCACATTCATGCATTTCGCGCTTATGACGAGCGGTTGTTTTGTTTATATATAACCTTAGCGCAAACCTTTAGAACGACTGTAGACAAGCAGCAACCTTGGCAAGTCACAAGTATGCCACCTATAGTTTCTAACTCTAGAAATGAAATTCATTTTCGCTTGTTTCATTTCGTAGAACTGTTCCACTCCTCTTATACCTGTattattttcatttctttcaGACTTTGTTAGTATTATTGCTCGTTATCTACATTTCTTGTGCAATATATTAATACTTTTATATTTCCTCTCCAGCATGGGCCCCGTGCCCTGCAGtatttgtgtaaataaatgtaaTAAAGAAAATAATACTCCTGTCAAAGCGTTGTAAGGAAGTAGTCGCTGCGAGAAGCTCAGCCAAACTTAAAAGTGGCTACTTTTTTCACAGTCGACCTCATACGTATTGAACCACGTTGTGTCATCTGTTCTGAGCACGCTCTAATAAAGGTGTATTCCCCATAGAAATTCCTAAACGACTGTATTACCAAATAATCAAAGAAAGCCTCAAGTACTATACTTATTCGCCCTGGAAAGTTATAGAGCGACGGATGACGTCATGGCCGCCGTATTTTTTGGACGCAGTGTCTCTTCGTGTATAGTCCACTCCGTCTGTATCCGTAGCACGTCGTCAGGTAGCGGTGTACACACGCCTACAATGTGGCGGTGGCGACGATGTTACCACAAAAGGGGTTCGCCTGGTAGACATGGTCGGCGATTGCTTGACCTGAGCGACTCTTTTTATGCAGTATGTCTCACCATAAATCACTCGAAGCGGGCTCTCGCAGAGGGCAGCCTTTGCCTTGCGAATCACCCGCACACCTTCCCGGAACACGCTATCTTCCCAGCATCCTTGGGGAAACCCTTTTTTTCTTCACGTTGTCATTTAGTATTTCTATTTGGAAGCAGAAGAGCGGCTCCAGTGTACCACCATCACGCAACGAAGACACTACACATCACCGGTCTTCATCTCTGTCCGATATTATTCCCAGCCTACGGCCAACGCACTTGACGGAGCGTGTCACTTCTTCCTGCACCAGGTTGAAGGACATGGCGAGCAGCGCCATGCCGAACAACAAGTAGACGGCGCACACGGCCAGCGTCACAGTCTGGTCGTCCGAGAGAGCCGTGCCGGGCACCAAATCGCCGAagccgatggtggtgagcgtgacAAAGCAGAAGTAGGCGCTGTCCAGGTATCCCCAGCCTTCCCACGAGTAGAAGAGCCAGGCGCCGCCGCAGATGTAGCCCACCACGATGGCGCAGCACAGCCAGATAGGCACCGAACCCACGACCTCGTCCTCGTCTTCGTCGCCGAcgtcttcgtcgtcgtcttcgAGCGCGTTCACCGACTCGTCGTCTGCTAGCTCCCCGCCCTCGTCGCGCCAGTGGCGCCGTCTGCAGTTGTTCGAGAGTTAGGAAAGAAAATTGCACATTAGGCAGTTGAAAGATGCACCAATTTATGGCGAATCTACTGGTACACTAGGGTGGTTTTTTCAGAGTGTTCTGGTCACTCTGAAAAAATTATGTAAAAGAGCATCTAAACAAAACTACTAAATAAGTTGGCCAAATAATGGTCAGACATGAAAATGACTTGCATAAGTACTTTTTCTAGTTCCATATCGTTAAAGATGTCAGATTCTCCACTTTTATACATGGTCAGGGCACTCTCAAAATACCACCAAATGTGCCATGGGCTTTCATTCTTCCTAAGATATCGATCTTTCGGAATAGCAACAGGTACACGCATACGAATATACACTGCAGATAATTTTTTTCTTAGTTGCAACTGCTGCCTGTGCTAAGCAATGGTTGCTCGTGCCATGCATCAGTCACACTAGCCAACAGGAGCCAGTACacttaagtgtgtgtgtgtgtgtgtgtgtgtgtctgagtgtgtgtgtgtgtgtgtgtgtgtgtgtgtgtgtgtgtgtgtgtgtgtgtgcgtgtgcgtgtgcgtgcgtgcgcgtgcgtgcgtgcgtacccTGTCCTGGCGGGCGGCGTCCTGTAGTCGTGGTGGGTCGCGGCTGTGCCACCGGCATCCTCCGTCAGGGCGTACTTGTTGCTGATAACGGGCACTCGGGCCGCTTCGAGATCGGCCTGTCTCCTGCCCATCGCCGATCCCGGAGGCTGGCGTGATGATGGCGGGTAACTGCCTCTGCCCCGCGTCGGTCGACACGCAGACAGCTCTTTGTAGCTAGGGGGCGCCGCGATCGACGAGCCTGGATGGCGTTTCGTACACTCGTGTACAGTAAAGCTCAAGAAAACTCAACAAATACAAATTCTATGCGTTTTTCTTTGAAGGTCGAAGCACTTCAAGGACGCGGTTTGTCCGGGGTCCATTTGCACGGCCTAATATATGGGCCAATACTCGGGTAGCATACGGTGTAGTCGAAACAGATGTGACACTCACAAAAAAGGTTTAATAATTTACTAATATCAATAATAATTGTGACGATATAAAACAGCTACAAGCACAAACTCTTTATACCAGTcagtgacttcaacgtagacgtTACTAACCTTAGGAGCTTTGTCGTCGACTGTTCGTGTCACTTTATGTCACTTTATTTCACTAAATTGGTAAATTGAGCGCCACAAAGTGACATAATCAGACATACCGCGCAACGCTCTGGTAACATACGCCACACACAAAAAGACGTTTACCAATAGACCAATTTTAATCAAATTGCGTCAGTATAATGTATACACCTACGAGCACTAACTttttatactagtcggcgacttcaacttAGACGTTATCGACCTTGCCTATAGCTTTACccactcgtcatgattcactttatgaagatgccccgccacggtggtctagtcgctaaggtactcggctgctgacccgcaggtcgcgggatcaaatcccggctgtggcggctgcattttcgatcgaggcggaaatgttgtatgcccgtttactcagatttggatgcacgttaaagaaccccaggtgatcgaaattaccggaaccctccactacggcgtctctcataatcatatggtggtttggggacgttaaacagAACAAATCAACTTTATGAAGatgcgtgtttttttctttgcacacgCCAGTATCTTAGCGTGTTGTTATTATATTGTTCGATGAAGAAAGCGTGAAGAAGATGAGGGATGGCAGAATATATTGCAATTTCTGAATGCGACTGCGCAGCAATGAAACGTGAAAACGCTGTCtgcatgaacaacacgtgtgttTTCTCTTGCAATAAAGCTCATTGTAAAGGGTGCGCCGTAAGTGTTTTTTTATGTTCTCTATAATGAAAGGCAGCGCAAACTACAGTACAAGAAATCTGTACTTACAACGCTGCTTTGTAAGCTTTGTAAGTGTTTACTTCTTGTCCTGTAGTTTGCGTTCCTTTAAATAATGCGGAACCATATACCAACTAGACAAGCTGTCGACCTTGCTGCAATATATTTCTCTTCtcgttcttcgtcttcttcgcGCCTTTTACCTAGAATCTTCGTATAGTAGTGGCGCAAGCTATAAAGTTACTGGAAGTTCTGAAATCAGCACATTCATGATTTTCGCTAAATTAACGCCACATGTCTTCTGCACACATTTTTGCCACCTTAAAGGGGCCGCAACCACTTTCCCATGTAATAGAGTAATGACCTCAGTATGTGATTTTATTACCTCATCAATCGACTGCTCCAAGAATTCCTCGATTCCAATTAGAGTTAGCAGAGTCACAAGGGTGTGTGGCGTGCTTCGAACGCTTTCTCTCGTCTTTCGTCACGACGTGCGTGCCGGAAACTACACAGCCAGGGATGGCACAGGTGAAagaagtgacgtcagcgcgcGTCGTGACTTTTGGTGTGCGTGATGGAACGCTATCGCTCTGTTCTGTGATTCCTGAGCGTTAGTGTGGCTCACTTCGTAACGTTAGCAGAGTATGTGGAGTGTGGCGACGGCACCTGGCGACACCTCCTGGCATGGCAAGAAGCGCATCTGTTCCAAACGCCGCTCTTGCTTTATGTCGGCTATTGAACAATAGTATGTGATCTGCTGTATGACGTCAAACAGCAAGCTTCGGCAACTCTGAATCGAGTGATAGTGGGCTTATGTGTGGAAAGAGGGTACTTAAGAAGACAGCAACTTCGTTCTCCGCTTGTAAGATCACCCTGCCGCGTACGACAGCAAGATTTGGCTGACGTGTTCATTGCAGTGTATGCTATCCGCATGATGTGTTCCCACCAAACACGATCGGTGGTTCATTACCCGTTTAATGGTCTGACTTCATAATAAAGAATGATGCTATTAACAACCAGGAACTGAATTGGTGACGGGGGAGTTATTTCACACATGAACGATCTGAAACGCTGCTGACGAACATGATCAACTTACCGGGGCCAGAGCTGGCGCCCTGACCCATATTGCGGTTCATAGACCGGCGCTGCATCTGGAATTGCTGCTGGTAATGCGACTGATGTTCCTGCTGAAAGTTCTTGCGTGAGTACCGTCCTTTAGCCTGCACAGGGTCCAGTGAAGTGAGATAGAACAAGAGGGTACAAGCAATTATTCAGCAACGTAACAAATAATTCATTGGAAAAGAAGACACCAATTAGGGACTTGGTAACTCAAACAACGACGTCTATTTCGACATGCTGGGTAACTTAGTAGTGACCTAGACAGTCAGATACAGCGGTTTAAAAAACCGAAGATCGGCAGCCCATCACCCTCGTCCCTGAAAAAATTTGCCCCGCTCGGCAATGTTCTGCGACGTCGGGTTCACCGGAAGTCTGGCTTTTGTGCATCCGAAAGTCTGGTGCAGGCTTTTGCgcatccgcctttgaggaggaaatgcGGCAACCTTCTATGGTTGTACCGGAATATGCTCTACTCTAGCCTAACCAAGCCTGACCTAAACTTTGATTTGCTCATACTATTAAGAAGCAATTTTAAATGGCAACAAATGAAAGACGCACAAAACTGAAAGTCAGTTCAACGTGATAAAGGAAGAATGTAATAACGCCTTTGAACTGACTCTTTGCACGGCCTTGCGATGACAAATGGAGCAGCAGATGTAGCGGTAAGAGAACTTGAAGCTTTGCGCCATGGCGTCACCGATGTTCGACAGGCACAGCAGCATCAAGGGAATGCCCACGATTGCGTACAGGATGGTCACCACTTTGCCCTGTGGCGTCTTGGGCGCGATGTTGCCGTACCCTGAAACGTTGAGCAAAAACACCAAATGTTAACGCGGAAAAGTAGCGGCTTTCTCCACAGTGCGTGAACGAATACTACAATGCTACTCGTCGCAAACCTGTTCGCGTACCGGTAGAATCGTTTAATGTCTTTGATTCAGGGAATTACACAACATCCTGAAGTGATCAGCACTGACGCACATACATCAATCAGGCACTAGAACAAAGATAAACCGGTCGGTACCCTAGTGGCTATGACATTTCGCAGATGAGCTTGAAATTGTGGGCTTCATTACGGGCTCattttattggggggggggggggacgaaccAAGAGGATGCTCTTAAGTATTATCTGGAGATTTTTGCTGGCGCATGCTTGTGTAAGCAGACCGTGTTTTCCTTACGTGAAGAGAATAGCAATAATCTTGACAACAAGAAAACGCTTGCGTTAAATATATTCTTAACAGAAAACGTTGTTTCCACTGGAGCTGAACATATCAGCTATTAATATATATTCAATGGCAAATAGcgctcacacacaaaaaaaaaacgctttgtaAAGTCAGCCAATAAAAATTGATCTAAAAAATTTCTTAGAAGAAATACCATACACAGAGCGTAGTGACTAGACCAGTACACACTGGTATTAGGCACATTCTAAAAAAAACGAACATTGTAATACGAAGTATATATGAGAACTGGCAGATAGTGGCACAATATGAGTTCCCTGAACAGGAACAAATGCCTCAGACAGGCTGACTGACGTTTCTATAGGTGACCCTGTCTTTGTCGAACGTGCCTTAAATCCTTGGCTTATCATCCTTGATGCTTACGACGAAGACAGGTCTGTTTGCTGATGTGGTTGTCTGAACCCTGTTTACGCCTATTCGACGTCTGTTCAGACGTGGTTCAGACATTGTTCGGCGCTTGCGTTTCTTGTTCCTTCTGTCCGTGTTCAAAAGAACTACTGAtgcatctccccgaagggaaccccgatgggatgcgaagcagtgtGTGgtccgcacggcgttgacccggttgaaacgggtgtcgacgCGGGTACTGGAATAACGGTTTGGAGCAAagctcggtgtagcgtttactcgaatAAGCGTTTGTTTGAACCGCAAAAAAACTCGTGAGGTGGGACGCGTTGAAGAGGCTTGCGCTCAACTTCCTTGGctggcgtctcgtcggtgttacccgcgcgccgtctgtatcCTCGAATtagatcggtgttcttgactcgcacctcgtagGTGtggctggtcttccactgccaacgcttgcgttcggcttccctgactcgcgcctcgtcggtgttgacgtcgccattcgcgaacgtgaTCGGCTTCGCCAACACTCGTAATGCCGGCGACAGCCAGGAAAGGTACACGCACACTAGggggaagcgtgccacgacggcgtctcgcctgtcggcgcgatTGCGCGGCTAACAGCGGTGCGgtgtccacattgtcggcgccgcgagattctccCGCCAGCTCACGGCTTCTTCTCGACGACAGGGGAAAGATGTGGCGAGGGTGTGATGATGCTCACGTGAGAAGTGGGAACAGATTCTTCGCCCAGCCCTCATCGGTTGTCTAAAATTTATCCAGAAGAGATTACACCAAACTGCCGACATTGCAGCTGCGTGAAAGCTACCCAAAATCACATTCTTTGGGAATACGaggctaaccccccccccccccccccccaagaacaatactgccagcttcctccCTAGAGGCGTGGGAGTCGCTCCTGTCGTCAGCTGACTACCGTCTTCAGGCAGAAG
The sequence above is drawn from the Rhipicephalus microplus isolate Deutch F79 chromosome 3, USDA_Rmic, whole genome shotgun sequence genome and encodes:
- the LOC119177205 gene encoding potassium channel subfamily K member 18-like, encoding MREPRRSSRCSKCRYYCRAGTTSLMSHFGLCSLVVGYCVMGAFLFEFLEATNERNKRLEMMRWRSNLADALWQLTSESRILDQTNWTGEAVARLRRFEVTLVQAVRKEGYDGKEDAQLQWSFTGALLYSIIVITTIGYGNIAPKTPQGKVVTILYAIVGIPLMLLCLSNIGDAMAQSFKFSYRYICCSICHRKAVQRAKGRYSRKNFQQEHQSHYQQQFQMQRRSMNRNMGQGASSGPGSSIAAPPSYKELSACRPTRGRGSYPPSSRQPPGSAMGRRQADLEAARVPVISNKYALTEDAGGTAATHHDYRTPPARTGRRHWRDEGGELADDESVNALEDDDEDVGDEDEDEVVGSVPIWLCCAIVVGYICGGAWLFYSWEGWGYLDSAYFCFVTLTTIGFGDLVPGTALSDDQTVTLAVCAVYLLFGMALLAMSFNLVQEEVTRSVKCVGRRLGIISDRDEDR